Proteins co-encoded in one Malus sylvestris chromosome 9, drMalSylv7.2, whole genome shotgun sequence genomic window:
- the LOC126582626 gene encoding WRKY transcription factor 1-like, with protein sequence MIPLGDDGTDKVASDIVQKKESSDSEIHVPHQAPNKGICPLQSDHKGTAQFLTPEKASQVPDGVVTASQANQEGSASSLTSEKTPQTPETAALALRSAQEGTTPSTTLKRVLDDGYHWRKYGQKFVKGNSYVRSYYRCTHPKCEVKKQVERALSGQITDTVYFGEHEHPKLQSVPVAVSFVVSIVEDERPKVLLLTDVEDKSSNVLGHESNQIEPVDPPQLSSVAVTEAVQGVLSQSNRPRDGDPDPKRQKKAKHNGNSLPVDKPAVEPRMVVQTMSEVDIVSDGYRWRKYGQKLVKGNPNPRSYYRCSNPGCPVKKHVERASHDSKVVIATYEGQHDHDMPPTRTVTHNTAASNVFTTARICESGTIPEGNAVCRDTSPEHEVKLSKQRNDESKTKPSDVAGSDMVVDSDLGSERTLHDQSVAEACTTTEGDPPYMIVCRANQKKTIEMGIKSEGVDMVVCDNLRPESNPPEQEKPKAEPVDS encoded by the exons ATGATTCCTTTAGGGGACGATGGGACAGATAAAGTTGCTTCTGATATAGTACAGAAGAAAGAGAGTTCTGATAGTGAAATTCATGTGCCACATCAAGCTCCTAATAAGGGGATCTGTCCGTTGCAATCAGATCATAAAGGGACTGCTCAATTTCTAACACCTGAGAAAGCGTCACAGGTGCCTGATGGAGTTGTTACTGCGTCACAAGCAAATCAAGAAGGAAGTGCTTCCTCTTTAACATCTGAGAAAACCCCACAAACTCCTGAAACCGCTGCACTTGCCTTGCGATCTGCTCAAGAAGGAACCACTCCATCTACTACACTTAAGAGAGTGTTAGACGATGGTTATCACTGGAGAAAATACGGCCAGAAATTTGTTAAGGGAAATTCATATGTAAGAAGTTACTACAGATGTACGCATCCAAAATGTGAAGTGAAGAAGCAAGTGGAACGTGCACTTAGTGGCCAGATAACAGATACTGTATACTTTGGTGAGCATGAACATCCTAAACTCCAAAGTGTCCCAGTAGCTGTTAGTTTTGTTGTGTCCATTGTTGAGGACGAAAGACCAAAAGTGCTTTTGTTAACTGATGTTGAAG ACAAGTCGTCAAATGTGCTTGGGCACGAATCTAACCAGATTGAGCCAGTAGATCCTCCACAGCTTTCAAGCGTTGCAGTTACTGAAGCCGTGCAGGGTGTGCTCTCTCAGTCAAATAGACCGAGAGATGGCGATCCTGACCCTAAAAGACA GAAGAAGGCAAAACATAATGGCAACTCATTACCGGTGGATAAGCCAGCTGTTGAACCACGTATGGTTGTTCAGACTATGAGTGAGGTTGATATAGTGAGTGATGGGTACAGATGGCGCAAATACGGGCAGAAATTAGTAAAAGGCAATCCAAATCCAAG GAGTTACTACAGATGCTCAAATCCTGGATGCCCTGTTAAGAAACATGTAGAGAGGGCGTCTCATGATTCAAAAGTCGTAATAGCCACATATGAGGGGCAACATGATCATGATATGCCCCCGACAAGGACTGTGACCCATAATACAGCAGCATCAAACGTGTTTACGACAGCCCGCATTTGTGAGTCTGGCACTATACCCGAAGGGAATGCTGTATGCCGCGATACTAGCCCAGAACATGAAGTTAAACTAAGCAAGCAACGGAACGATGAGTCAAAAACTAAACCAAGTGATGTTGCTGGCTCAGATATGGTCGTTGATTCTGATCTAGGCTCCGAAAGAACACTACATGATCAATCGGTTGCCGAAGCATGTACGACAACGGAAGGCGACCCCCCTTACATGATTGTTTGCAGAGCAAATCAAAAGAAAACTATTGAGATGGGAATTAAGTCAGAAGGCGTTGATATGGTGGTTTGCGACAATCTGCGTCCGGAAAGTAATCCACCGGAGCAAGAAAAGCCGAAAGCAGAACCTGTTGACAGTTAA